In the genome of Rhizobium etli 8C-3, one region contains:
- a CDS encoding class I SAM-dependent methyltransferase, with the protein MRQKERRPGHKAQPAGSPGNRRYDERSGHPSKAVKPAAARESVREAAAPAASERPLKERTGNRPHERVPVVLESLGAGDFHLIDSGAGLKLEQYGPYRIVRPEGQALWQPSLPSHVWEKVDAIFTGDTDEEGTGRWRFPKEALGETWPLHLLGVDFYGRFTSFRHVGVFPEQIVHWSWMKEKVEAAGRPLKVLNLFGYTGVASLVAAAAGAEVTHVDASKRAIGWARENQALGRLEKLPIRWICEDAMKFILREERRGNTYDIILTDPPKFGRGPNGEVWHLFEHLPLMLDVCREILSPQALGLVLTAYSIRASFYSIHELMRETMRGAGGVVESGELVIREAGLDGKTRGRALSTSLFSRWVPK; encoded by the coding sequence TTGAGACAGAAAGAGCGCCGGCCGGGCCATAAGGCGCAGCCTGCCGGCTCACCCGGCAATCGCCGCTATGACGAACGCTCGGGCCACCCGTCAAAAGCGGTCAAACCTGCGGCCGCGCGCGAGAGCGTGCGGGAGGCGGCCGCGCCTGCTGCAAGCGAGCGGCCGCTAAAGGAGCGCACCGGCAACCGTCCTCATGAGCGCGTTCCTGTCGTTCTGGAATCCCTCGGCGCTGGCGACTTTCACCTCATCGACAGCGGCGCCGGCCTGAAGCTTGAGCAGTACGGCCCCTATCGTATCGTCCGCCCGGAGGGCCAGGCGCTCTGGCAGCCGTCGCTCCCATCTCATGTATGGGAAAAGGTCGACGCGATCTTTACCGGCGATACGGACGAGGAAGGCACTGGCCGCTGGCGCTTTCCGAAGGAGGCGCTCGGCGAGACCTGGCCGCTGCATCTTCTGGGCGTCGACTTTTATGGGCGCTTTACCTCCTTTCGCCATGTCGGCGTATTTCCGGAACAGATCGTCCACTGGAGCTGGATGAAGGAAAAGGTCGAGGCCGCCGGCAGACCGCTGAAGGTCCTCAATCTTTTCGGCTATACAGGCGTTGCCTCGCTGGTCGCGGCGGCGGCCGGTGCGGAAGTCACCCATGTCGACGCCTCAAAGAGGGCGATCGGCTGGGCACGTGAAAATCAGGCGCTCGGCCGCCTGGAGAAACTGCCGATCCGCTGGATCTGCGAAGACGCGATGAAGTTCATCCTGCGCGAGGAGCGCCGCGGCAATACCTACGACATCATCCTTACCGATCCGCCGAAATTCGGCCGTGGCCCGAACGGCGAAGTGTGGCATCTCTTCGAACACCTGCCTTTGATGCTCGATGTCTGCCGCGAGATCCTGTCACCTCAGGCGCTTGGCCTGGTGCTGACCGCCTATTCCATCCGTGCCAGCTTCTATTCGATCCACGAATTGATGCGCGAGACGATGCGCGGCGCAGGCGGCGTGGTCGAATCCGGCGAGCTCGTGATCCGCGAGGCGGGCCTTGACGGCAAGACGCGGGGCCGCGCGCTATCGACCTCTCT
- a CDS encoding SRPBCC family protein: MDMTGEERINASRDAVWVALNDPEVLKRCIPGCQSLEMRSPTELAAVVKVKIGPVSATFNGEVTLTNVNAPESYTISGEGKGGVAGFAKGGADVTLRAEGAETVLQYAVKAQVGGKLAQLGARLVNSTSQKLAQQFFADFNAVVSEKAAQ; this comes from the coding sequence ATGGACATGACCGGCGAGGAACGCATCAATGCATCGCGCGATGCTGTGTGGGTAGCCTTGAACGATCCAGAAGTCTTGAAGCGATGCATCCCCGGCTGCCAGAGCCTCGAGATGAGATCGCCAACCGAGCTTGCAGCTGTCGTCAAAGTCAAGATCGGACCGGTTTCGGCGACCTTCAACGGTGAAGTGACCCTGACAAATGTCAACGCGCCGGAGAGCTATACGATTTCGGGCGAGGGCAAGGGCGGTGTCGCAGGCTTTGCCAAGGGCGGGGCCGACGTCACCTTGAGGGCGGAAGGTGCAGAGACCGTGCTGCAATATGCGGTAAAGGCGCAGGTCGGCGGCAAGCTTGCCCAGCTTGGAGCGCGGCTGGTGAACTCGACATCGCAAAAGCTTGCGCAGCAGTTCTTTGCAGATTTCAATGCTGTCGTCAGCGAAAAGGCCGCGCAATAG
- a CDS encoding GNAT family N-acetyltransferase, giving the protein MDYTVRNSRPSDNGQLGDIYLDERRRTFTWVDPDNFRHGDFLAHSQGEIVFVAEAGDGDIAGFMTLWAADDFIHMLYIRKQWQGRGIGTALLKALPGWPRRQYRLKCLINNTSAKTFYAGRGFVVTGSGTSAEGDYEELSFIPA; this is encoded by the coding sequence ATGGATTACACAGTCAGAAATTCCCGCCCTTCGGACAATGGGCAGCTCGGCGACATCTATCTCGACGAGCGCAGACGGACCTTCACCTGGGTCGATCCCGACAATTTTCGCCATGGGGATTTTCTTGCCCATTCCCAGGGTGAGATTGTCTTTGTTGCCGAAGCAGGTGATGGCGACATTGCCGGCTTCATGACGCTGTGGGCCGCCGATGATTTCATCCACATGCTCTATATCCGCAAGCAATGGCAGGGCAGGGGCATCGGCACCGCGCTGCTGAAGGCCCTGCCGGGATGGCCGCGCCGTCAATACCGGTTGAAGTGCCTGATCAACAACACAAGCGCCAAGACATTCTATGCCGGCCGCGGTTTCGTGGTCACTGGTAGCGGCACGTCGGCTGAAGGCGACTACGAGGAACTGAGCTTCATTCCTGCCTGA
- a CDS encoding LapA family protein: protein MAKKIINLLILLPLGIILIIFCVANRQSVTLAFNPFRPEDPILAVSAPFFVFIFIALIIGMLVGSAATWLTQGKYRKRAKIEAKEAVRWHSEADRQKTRAEEIAGRLPSR, encoded by the coding sequence ATGGCGAAGAAGATCATCAACCTATTGATTTTGTTGCCGCTTGGCATCATTCTCATCATCTTCTGCGTTGCCAACCGGCAGAGCGTGACGCTGGCATTCAACCCGTTCCGCCCCGAAGATCCGATTCTCGCGGTTTCTGCGCCGTTCTTCGTTTTCATCTTCATCGCGCTGATTATCGGCATGCTGGTCGGATCGGCCGCGACATGGCTCACGCAGGGCAAATATCGCAAGCGCGCGAAAATCGAGGCGAAAGAGGCCGTTCGCTGGCACAGCGAGGCGGACCGCCAAAAGACCCGCGCCGAAGAGATCGCCGGTCGATTGCCATCCCGCTGA
- a CDS encoding integration host factor subunit beta, with protein MIKSELVQIVAARNPHLYHRDVENIVNAVLDEITDALAAGNRVELRGFGAFSVKNRPSRSGRNPRTGDTVFVEEKWVPFFKTGKELRERLNPGQADHDD; from the coding sequence GTGATCAAGTCGGAATTGGTGCAGATCGTTGCCGCGCGCAACCCGCATCTTTATCACCGGGATGTCGAAAATATCGTCAACGCGGTTCTCGACGAGATCACCGATGCGCTCGCAGCAGGCAACCGCGTCGAGCTTCGCGGCTTCGGTGCATTTTCCGTCAAGAATCGCCCCTCGCGCTCCGGGCGCAATCCGCGCACCGGCGATACCGTCTTCGTCGAGGAGAAGTGGGTGCCGTTCTTCAAGACCGGCAAGGAATTGCGCGAGCGGCTGAACCCCGGCCAGGCCGACCACGACGATTGA
- the sppA gene encoding signal peptide peptidase SppA: MDSSTIADRRRLRRKLGFWRIAAVLLLVALGFGLYQFVAGDLTTQRPHIAHVTISGLITDNDELLERLKKIEENDRVKGVIVSISSPGGTTYGGEKIFKAIRAIAAKKPVVSDIRTLAASAGYMVATAGDTIIAGESSLTGSIGVIFQYPQIQPLLDKLGVSLQEIKSSPLKAEPSPFHAASEEAKAMINNMVMDSYAWFVDLIVDRRKLPRDEVLKLANGTIFTGRQAAKVKLIDRVGGDAEIRDYLAGRDVGKDLPVVDWDRKSNTAFLLAGAVSKLAVLLGYGDLVKSQDIMGILPQKLLLDGLVSVWQVGHD, translated from the coding sequence ATGGACAGTTCGACGATCGCGGATCGCCGCAGGCTTCGCCGCAAACTTGGCTTCTGGCGTATTGCGGCGGTCTTGCTCTTGGTCGCGCTCGGCTTCGGTCTTTACCAATTCGTCGCAGGCGACCTCACCACTCAGCGGCCGCATATCGCCCATGTGACGATTTCAGGCCTCATTACCGACAACGACGAATTGCTCGAGAGGCTGAAGAAGATCGAAGAAAACGACCGCGTCAAAGGCGTGATCGTCTCCATTTCCTCGCCCGGAGGCACGACCTATGGCGGGGAGAAAATATTCAAGGCGATCCGGGCGATCGCGGCGAAGAAGCCGGTGGTCTCCGATATCCGAACGCTTGCCGCTTCCGCAGGCTACATGGTCGCGACCGCTGGAGATACGATCATTGCCGGAGAAAGCTCACTTACCGGTTCGATCGGCGTGATTTTCCAGTATCCTCAGATCCAACCATTGCTCGACAAGCTCGGCGTCTCTCTGCAAGAGATCAAGTCGTCGCCGCTGAAGGCAGAGCCATCGCCTTTCCATGCTGCCAGTGAAGAAGCGAAAGCCATGATCAATAATATGGTCATGGACAGCTACGCATGGTTCGTAGACCTGATTGTCGACCGCCGCAAGCTGCCGCGCGACGAGGTGCTGAAGCTTGCCAACGGAACCATTTTCACCGGCCGCCAAGCGGCGAAGGTCAAGCTCATCGACCGGGTTGGCGGCGACGCGGAAATCCGGGACTATCTCGCCGGCAGGGACGTCGGCAAGGATCTTCCGGTCGTCGATTGGGACAGGAAGAGCAATACGGCATTTCTGCTCGCAGGGGCCGTTTCGAAGCTCGCAGTTCTGCTTGGCTATGGCGATCTCGTAAAGAGCCAGGACATCATGGGCATTCTGCCACAAAAGTTGCTCCTTGACGGGCTCGTTTCAGTTTGGCAGGTTGGCCACGATTGA
- the lptC gene encoding LPS export ABC transporter periplasmic protein LptC, with protein MLNTLNSSGKPAFAGPERSAYATALFHSARVRRLKILLPVAAVIISLAFIAVSMVRAYLPENLKIEGAKIEDGKIVMEKPAIAGRNADGINYSMLAERALQDIKNPNLITLETIKAAVPVNDDLIARVEAATADYDRSTDNLALRDPFTILLSNGLTAKFQSAKLDIKGGKMTTDDPIEIQKDGASIVAQSLKMTDKGRVITFEGKVRMNVDPSVIRKQGT; from the coding sequence ATGCTCAACACATTGAACAGCAGCGGGAAGCCCGCCTTTGCCGGGCCTGAACGGAGCGCCTATGCGACTGCGCTCTTCCATTCTGCACGTGTCCGCCGCCTGAAGATACTGCTGCCTGTCGCTGCCGTCATCATTTCGCTGGCCTTCATTGCCGTCTCGATGGTCAGGGCTTACCTGCCCGAGAATCTGAAGATCGAGGGCGCCAAGATCGAAGACGGCAAGATCGTCATGGAAAAGCCGGCGATCGCCGGGCGCAATGCCGACGGCATCAACTATTCGATGCTTGCCGAGCGCGCACTGCAAGACATCAAGAACCCGAACCTTATCACGCTCGAAACGATCAAGGCCGCAGTGCCGGTCAACGATGATCTGATCGCCCGCGTTGAGGCTGCCACGGCCGACTATGACCGATCCACGGACAACCTTGCGCTGAGGGACCCGTTCACGATTTTGCTGAGTAACGGTCTGACGGCGAAATTCCAATCTGCCAAGCTCGATATCAAGGGCGGCAAGATGACGACAGACGATCCTATCGAGATTCAAAAAGACGGCGCTTCGATTGTTGCGCAGTCGCTCAAGATGACGGATAAGGGGCGCGTGATCACATTCGAGGGGAAAGTTCGCATGAATGTGGATCCATCCGTCATCCGTAAACAGGGCACCTAA
- a CDS encoding LptA/OstA family protein → MTTDCHFSLRKSGITLGGSALALLLMAGAALAQATTSQMDGLKLDSNQPIQIESDKLEIHDQEHKADFTGNVKVVQGKTTLQAGHMTVFYKAQGGDTQPNGAKADVGAASISSGNADIDRIIVTDKVFLSSGTQTATADNGSFDMAQQLFVLKGEKVVLSDGPNVFTGCQLTVHMQTGQAQLDSCGGRVQIQLDPKSQKKN, encoded by the coding sequence ATGACAACAGATTGTCACTTTTCACTTCGTAAGTCTGGCATAACACTTGGCGGCAGCGCCCTGGCGCTTCTACTGATGGCAGGAGCGGCCCTTGCGCAGGCGACGACCAGCCAGATGGACGGCCTGAAGCTCGACAGCAATCAACCGATCCAGATCGAAAGCGACAAGCTGGAGATTCACGATCAGGAGCACAAGGCCGACTTTACCGGCAATGTGAAGGTCGTTCAGGGGAAGACGACCTTGCAGGCCGGTCATATGACGGTCTTTTACAAGGCACAGGGCGGCGACACCCAACCAAACGGTGCAAAGGCCGACGTGGGAGCCGCGTCCATCTCATCCGGCAATGCCGACATCGACCGTATCATCGTCACCGACAAGGTTTTCCTGAGTTCCGGCACGCAGACGGCGACCGCCGACAATGGCTCCTTCGATATGGCCCAGCAGCTCTTCGTCCTGAAGGGCGAAAAGGTGGTGCTGTCTGATGGACCGAACGTCTTCACGGGCTGCCAGCTTACGGTTCATATGCAGACAGGGCAGGCGCAACTGGATAGCTGCGGGGGGCGCGTCCAGATCCAGCTTGATCCGAAATCCCAGAAAAAGAACTGA
- the lptB gene encoding LPS export ABC transporter ATP-binding protein — MFGRAGPQSAADSAAGGDKSRYHGTLIARGLTKTYSTRRVVNGVSLVVRRGEAVGLLGPNGAGKTTCFYMITGLVPVDEGTIEIDGNDVTTMPMYRRSRLGVGYLPQEASIFRGLTVEENIRAVLEVHEKDKVEREKKLDELLEEFHISKLRKSAAVALSGGERRRLEIARALATDPTFMLLDEPFAGVDPISVADIQNLVHHLTARGIGVLITDHNVRETLGLIDRAYIIHAGEVLTHGRANDIVNNPEVRRLYLGDKFSL, encoded by the coding sequence ATGTTCGGCAGGGCCGGGCCGCAATCTGCCGCGGACTCTGCCGCCGGCGGAGACAAGAGCCGTTACCACGGCACGCTGATTGCACGCGGTCTGACGAAGACCTATAGCACCCGGCGTGTCGTCAACGGCGTTTCGCTGGTCGTCAGGCGCGGCGAAGCTGTCGGCCTTCTGGGGCCGAACGGTGCCGGCAAGACGACCTGTTTTTATATGATCACCGGACTGGTGCCGGTGGACGAAGGCACGATCGAGATCGATGGCAATGACGTGACGACGATGCCGATGTATCGCCGCTCGCGCCTCGGCGTCGGCTACCTGCCGCAGGAGGCCTCGATCTTCCGCGGCCTGACGGTCGAAGAGAATATCCGCGCCGTGCTCGAAGTGCACGAGAAGGACAAGGTGGAGCGGGAGAAGAAGCTCGACGAGCTTCTGGAGGAATTCCATATCTCCAAGCTGCGAAAATCGGCGGCCGTCGCATTGTCGGGCGGTGAGCGCCGGCGTCTGGAAATTGCTCGCGCGCTCGCAACCGACCCGACCTTCATGCTGCTTGACGAGCCTTTTGCAGGCGTCGATCCCATTTCGGTCGCAGACATCCAGAACCTCGTCCACCATCTGACGGCGCGCGGCATCGGCGTTTTGATCACCGATCACAATGTGCGCGAGACGCTTGGCCTCATCGACCGGGCCTATATCATCCATGCCGGCGAAGTGCTGACGCATGGGCGAGCGAACGATATCGTCAACAATCCGGAAGTGCGCCGCCTCTATCTTGGCGATAAATTCAGCCTTTGA
- the rpoN gene encoding RNA polymerase factor sigma-54: MALSANLFLRQNQSLVMTPQLMQSIQLLQMTHFELVQFIAQEVEKNPLLEFPSDDAETGSDSDAQEEQHGRQSDDDDDRTEALSTDWYDNGNDGSASRLSEELDVNYANVFPDDGVPARADAPELISQWKSMPGGGDQENYDLDDFVAGQVSLRDHLAQQIPFILPDAGDRLIAQQLIDQLDEAGYLQTDPADIGERLGSDPAAAERVLAELQTLDPPGVFARSLAECLSIQLKQKDRFDPAMQALVSNLELLARRDFPTLKRLCGVDEEDLLDMLAEIRQLNPKPGSGFETSLSEAIMPDVVVRSSSDGSWLVELNPDTLPRVLVNQSYFAHVTKNGGDYTFLSECLQSANWLTRSLDQRAKTIMKVASEIVRQQDAFLMHGVDHLRPLNLKTVADAIKMHESTVSRVTSNKYILTPRGLFELKYFFTVSISAVEGGDSHSAEAVRHRIRSLIMQESTDAVLSDDDIVDMLKKEGIELARRTVAKYREAMNIASSVQRRREKRAMAKVSGF; the protein is encoded by the coding sequence ATGGCCCTGTCTGCCAATCTTTTCCTGCGACAGAACCAGTCCCTGGTGATGACGCCGCAACTGATGCAATCCATCCAGTTGCTGCAGATGACGCACTTCGAGCTAGTCCAGTTTATTGCACAGGAAGTCGAGAAGAACCCATTGCTCGAATTTCCGTCAGATGACGCGGAAACGGGCAGCGACAGCGATGCGCAGGAGGAGCAGCACGGGCGCCAGTCCGACGATGATGACGACCGCACCGAGGCGCTTTCCACCGACTGGTATGACAATGGCAATGACGGCAGCGCCAGCCGGCTGAGCGAAGAGCTGGACGTCAATTATGCAAATGTCTTCCCCGACGATGGCGTGCCTGCGCGAGCCGATGCGCCTGAGCTGATCAGCCAATGGAAGTCGATGCCGGGAGGCGGCGACCAGGAGAATTACGATCTCGACGACTTTGTTGCGGGCCAGGTCTCGCTCAGGGATCACCTGGCACAGCAGATTCCGTTCATCCTGCCGGACGCGGGAGACCGGCTGATCGCGCAGCAATTGATCGACCAGCTCGACGAGGCGGGTTACCTGCAGACCGACCCTGCCGACATCGGCGAAAGACTGGGCAGCGATCCTGCGGCTGCCGAACGTGTTCTTGCCGAGCTGCAGACGCTTGACCCGCCCGGTGTCTTTGCTCGCAGCCTGGCCGAATGCCTGTCCATCCAGCTGAAGCAGAAGGACCGTTTCGATCCCGCCATGCAGGCCCTCGTTTCCAACCTCGAACTGCTGGCGCGGCGCGACTTTCCGACGCTGAAGCGGCTTTGCGGCGTCGACGAGGAAGACCTGCTTGATATGCTCGCAGAGATTCGCCAGCTGAACCCGAAGCCCGGCAGCGGCTTTGAAACCAGCCTTTCTGAAGCGATCATGCCGGATGTCGTCGTCCGTTCGTCATCGGATGGGAGCTGGCTGGTGGAGTTGAATCCGGATACGCTCCCGCGCGTGCTCGTCAATCAATCCTATTTCGCCCATGTCACAAAGAACGGCGGTGATTACACGTTCTTGTCCGAATGCCTTCAAAGCGCCAACTGGCTCACCCGCAGTCTCGACCAGCGCGCCAAGACGATCATGAAGGTCGCAAGCGAGATTGTGCGCCAGCAGGACGCCTTCCTGATGCATGGCGTCGATCACCTTCGCCCGCTGAACCTGAAGACCGTTGCCGATGCCATCAAGATGCATGAGTCGACTGTCAGCCGCGTCACCTCGAATAAGTACATCCTGACGCCGCGCGGCCTCTTCGAGCTCAAATATTTCTTCACGGTGTCGATCAGCGCGGTGGAGGGCGGCGATAGCCATTCGGCTGAGGCCGTTCGTCACAGGATACGCTCCCTGATCATGCAGGAAAGCACGGATGCGGTCCTGTCCGACGATGATATTGTCGACATGCTGAAGAAGGAAGGGATCGAGCTGGCTCGCCGGACGGTTGCAAAATACCGCGAGGCGATGAATATCGCCTCCTCCGTTCAGCGGCGGCGCGAAAAGCGAGCAATGGCGAAGGTTTCCGGCTTTTGA
- the hpf gene encoding ribosome hibernation-promoting factor, HPF/YfiA family, whose product MSVRVSGKHMEIGDSFRQRIEDQMDMAITKYFDGGYSGQVIVEKSSSRFSADCKLHLDSGVVLHAAGEAMDPQLAFDAASERIEKRLRRYKRKLKDHHAGNHLNGAEVAYTVMDAVPDHEEEVPDDFAPVIVAESTKQLKTMSVATAVMALDMTDEPLLLFRSPGTEHLNIVYRRHDGNIGWIDAASIKS is encoded by the coding sequence ATGAGTGTGCGTGTATCCGGTAAACATATGGAAATTGGGGACTCGTTCCGTCAAAGGATCGAGGACCAAATGGACATGGCCATCACGAAATACTTCGACGGGGGATATTCCGGGCAGGTAATTGTGGAGAAATCGAGTTCGCGGTTCTCTGCGGATTGCAAGCTCCATCTTGATAGCGGGGTGGTGCTGCATGCGGCAGGCGAAGCCATGGACCCGCAGCTCGCATTCGATGCCGCTTCGGAGCGCATCGAAAAGCGTCTGCGCCGCTACAAGCGCAAGCTCAAGGATCATCATGCCGGAAACCATCTGAACGGTGCGGAAGTCGCCTATACCGTCATGGATGCTGTCCCGGATCATGAAGAAGAGGTCCCAGACGATTTCGCCCCGGTAATCGTTGCCGAGAGCACGAAGCAGTTGAAGACCATGTCCGTTGCGACCGCCGTGATGGCGCTCGATATGACGGATGAGCCACTGCTTTTGTTCCGCAGCCCCGGCACGGAGCATTTGAACATCGTTTACCGCAGGCATGACGGTAATATTGGCTGGATCGACGCCGCCAGTATCAAGAGCTGA
- the ptsN gene encoding PTS IIA-like nitrogen regulatory protein PtsN: protein MALADLLHQDAIIPALKVNSKKQLLQELAAKASKITGLSEREIFDVVLQRERLGSTGVGNGIAIPHGKLASVRSIVGVFARLESPVDFEALDDQPVDLVFLLLAPEGAGADHLKALSRIARVLRDHDLVTKLRATDSASAIYAFLNEEQASNAA from the coding sequence ATGGCATTGGCAGATCTGCTGCACCAAGATGCGATCATTCCCGCCCTAAAGGTAAATTCGAAGAAACAGTTGCTCCAGGAGTTGGCGGCCAAGGCCTCCAAGATCACTGGCCTTTCCGAGCGGGAAATTTTCGATGTCGTTCTGCAGCGCGAGCGTCTCGGCTCGACGGGTGTCGGCAATGGCATCGCCATTCCGCACGGCAAGCTCGCAAGTGTCCGATCGATTGTCGGCGTCTTCGCGCGGCTGGAAAGTCCGGTCGACTTCGAAGCGCTGGACGACCAGCCGGTCGACCTGGTGTTTCTGCTTCTCGCTCCGGAAGGGGCGGGCGCCGACCATCTTAAGGCCTTGTCGCGCATTGCTCGCGTGCTTCGCGATCACGATCTCGTCACGAAGCTGCGTGCCACGGATTCGGCATCGGCGATCTACGCTTTCCTCAACGAAGAACAAGCATCGAACGCTGCCTGA
- a CDS encoding methyl-accepting chemotaxis protein codes for MAIFRMKSLAAKLILITGAAIALVLLVSNLFLIGQTRDRVHALTMDQANLEAKSIANEIAANVGELASAARSMAGVLGRGHEGKTFDRKGIINILKANLEQNAFAFGSWFCEQLGAFDGKTTEIADKLDEGTNKNGAFTPYWSKTRDGAIQFSTFDNDYAAEWWKLAAETGKGAITPPYLAEGTDVPTLLTSIAYPVVSGGKTIGVEGVDISLKSLTDKLQALQPFGSGRVTLVAQNGNWIVAPTKELMSKPYGNGQGAAEVKSALASMTPSVIRNLAFDGYEPFDRVVYPFAVPDLHAAWVVLVDVPHSAINAPVRDQTFMMIAGGIVVLGGVMLALYFAVRSLVQKPLGLLVANVKALGDGKYEEPVTGQERADEIGSVAKALEGFRFTLADTQRLEAEADSQRIAADAERSRSESERLESIALQRQIVSIVGAGLSELSQGNLSHRLTEEFPGEYSKLKQDFNAALASLEETINTTNLSVVNIGSGTSEICNSASDLARRTEQQAASLEETAAALNELTAQVNSSAENARTAAENVNLACEDAEKSGEVVQKAIASMHGIEQSSTEVSRIIGVIDEIAFQTNLLALNAGVEAARAGEAGKGFAVVAQEVRELAQRSATAAKEIKTLINTSAIQVKEGVDLVGRAGGMLHKIAEQVMGINGLIRQISASASEQAIGLKEINQAMNQMDQVTQQNAAMVEEATAASVALNDEAQTLKALVLRFRVSAQGNAKALHSTAQQMRTPTRSSRAPAPAQRRPVPQQHGSAAVVQDNWEEF; via the coding sequence ATGGCCATCTTCCGCATGAAATCGCTTGCAGCAAAGCTCATCCTCATTACCGGCGCAGCTATCGCGCTTGTCCTCCTGGTGTCCAACCTGTTCCTGATTGGCCAGACCCGCGATCGCGTTCATGCGTTGACGATGGACCAGGCCAACCTCGAAGCTAAATCAATCGCCAACGAGATCGCCGCCAATGTCGGCGAGCTGGCAAGCGCCGCGCGCTCGATGGCGGGCGTCCTCGGCCGCGGTCACGAAGGCAAGACCTTCGACCGCAAGGGCATCATAAACATCCTGAAGGCCAACCTCGAGCAGAATGCCTTTGCCTTCGGAAGCTGGTTTTGCGAACAGCTCGGCGCCTTTGACGGCAAAACAACCGAGATCGCCGACAAGCTCGACGAGGGCACGAACAAGAACGGCGCCTTTACCCCCTACTGGTCGAAGACGAGGGATGGCGCCATCCAGTTTTCGACCTTCGACAACGACTATGCCGCCGAATGGTGGAAACTTGCCGCCGAAACCGGAAAGGGGGCCATCACGCCACCCTATCTTGCCGAAGGCACCGACGTTCCGACGCTCTTGACTTCCATTGCCTATCCGGTCGTGTCCGGCGGCAAGACGATTGGTGTCGAAGGCGTCGACATCTCACTCAAGTCCCTCACCGACAAACTGCAGGCATTGCAACCCTTCGGTTCGGGCCGTGTCACTCTCGTTGCGCAAAACGGCAACTGGATCGTGGCGCCGACGAAAGAACTGATGTCGAAACCCTACGGCAACGGCCAAGGCGCCGCCGAAGTCAAGTCAGCGCTAGCCTCGATGACCCCGAGTGTAATCCGCAACCTTGCCTTTGATGGCTATGAACCTTTCGATCGCGTCGTCTATCCGTTTGCCGTGCCGGATCTTCATGCCGCCTGGGTCGTACTCGTCGATGTTCCCCACAGCGCCATCAATGCACCGGTGCGAGATCAGACCTTCATGATGATCGCCGGTGGCATCGTTGTCCTTGGTGGCGTCATGCTGGCTCTCTATTTTGCCGTCCGCTCCCTGGTGCAAAAGCCTCTCGGCCTGCTCGTTGCAAATGTCAAGGCACTCGGCGACGGCAAGTACGAGGAGCCGGTTACCGGCCAGGAGCGCGCAGACGAGATTGGTTCCGTCGCCAAGGCTCTCGAAGGATTCCGCTTTACGCTTGCCGATACGCAAAGGCTCGAGGCAGAGGCGGACAGCCAGCGCATTGCCGCTGATGCCGAGCGCAGCCGCTCCGAAAGCGAGCGGCTGGAATCGATCGCGCTACAACGCCAAATCGTTTCCATCGTCGGCGCCGGGCTCTCAGAACTGTCGCAGGGCAACCTTAGTCACCGCCTCACGGAGGAGTTCCCCGGCGAATATTCCAAGCTGAAGCAGGATTTCAACGCTGCGCTTGCCAGCCTTGAAGAGACAATCAACACGACAAACCTCAGCGTCGTGAATATCGGTTCCGGCACCAGCGAAATCTGCAACAGCGCCTCCGACCTTGCCAGGCGCACGGAGCAGCAGGCGGCAAGCCTGGAAGAAACCGCCGCCGCGCTCAACGAACTGACCGCTCAGGTCAATTCAAGTGCCGAGAATGCCCGCACAGCTGCAGAAAACGTCAATCTCGCCTGTGAAGATGCGGAGAAATCCGGCGAGGTCGTGCAGAAGGCAATCGCCTCCATGCACGGCATCGAACAATCTTCCACGGAGGTCTCGCGCATCATCGGCGTGATCGATGAAATCGCTTTCCAGACGAACCTGCTGGCACTCAATGCCGGCGTCGAGGCGGCGCGCGCTGGTGAAGCGGGCAAGGGCTTTGCTGTGGTTGCTCAGGAAGTCCGTGAACTGGCTCAACGCTCTGCAACTGCAGCCAAGGAGATCAAGACCCTCATCAACACCTCCGCCATCCAGGTCAAGGAAGGCGTCGATCTCGTCGGCCGCGCCGGCGGTATGCTGCATAAGATCGCCGAGCAGGTGATGGGCATCAACGGTCTCATCCGCCAGATCTCCGCCTCCGCAAGCGAACAGGCCATAGGCCTCAAGGAAATCAACCAGGCCATGAACCAGATGGATCAGGTGACCCAACAGAATGCCGCAATGGTGGAAGAGGCGACAGCAGCCAGTGTCGCGCTGAATGACGAGGCCCAGACGCTGAAAGCGCTCGTTCTTCGCTTCCGGGTGTCCGCCCAGGGCAACGCCAAGGCGCTGCACTCGACGGCGCAGCAGATGCGCACCCCGACGCGAAGCTCCCGTGCCCCGGCTCCTGCTCAGCGCCGCCCTGTGCCACAGCAGCACGGTTCGGCTGCCGTTGTTCAGGACAACTGGGAAGAATTCTGA